The window AAGCAATGGCTTAACAAAAAAGGCTAACCTTAAATTGGCCTGACGACTGTTGGCTAATACGCCCACATTAACCCAAAAAGCAAAAGCCTGTTGTTTATTCAACGGGCTTTTATGTTGAGAGCAATTTTCATATTAAAAATATTTCAGCTCTTTCTATATAAATAACTTCTTTATATAAAATAAATAAAACACTTATTATCAATATAATTTAACCAATAATTAACGAAAATAAAAAGATGATTATGAATATTGCAATGGCAAATCGGGCACATTGATTGCTCAATAGCGACCCGGAAAACTGGATAAGTGTCAAGATAAGCTTACCTTGTGCTTTTTATTGTATTAACACCAAACCAAACCTCAATCGCGAGCTATGATGATCATTAAAAAAATCTTTAAAATAATTTTAAGAACCGTATTGGGCATTGTAGCATTTGTCGCGCTCTTCCTGCTGGCGGCTTTTTTACTTTCGATATGGACTGTTAAAAAACAATCCGGCACTTCGGCCGATGTGACCATATACATTCTCACCAATGGCGACCATACCGATATTGTGGTTCCGGTAAAAAGCCAGGTAACAGATTGGAGCAAAGAGATGCCGTATCAAAACACAACAGGCCGCGATACCACGGCAAAATACCTGGCGGTAGGCTGGGGCGATAAGGGATTCTACCTCAACACCCCTACCTGGTCGCAGCTAAAGTTTAGCACGGCGTTTAGGGCTGCTTTTGCGTTAAGCACATCGGCCATTCACGCTACCTACTACCAGGCAATGCAAGAGAATAACAATTGCAAAAAGATTATGATTAGTAATGAGCAGTACAAAAGACTGATCGCCTTTGTTAACGACAGTTTTAAAAGAGACAGCGCCGGTAATGTCATCAACATAAAAACAAATGCCAACTATGGCACAAGCGATGCTTTTTACGAGGCCAACCGCAAGTACAACATGTTTTACACCTGCAACACCTGGGCCAACAACGCCCTTAAAGCCTGCGGCCAAACCGCCTGCATGTGGACACCGTTTGACAGGGGGATATTTTATCATTATAAATAGTTCATTGGTCATTGGTTCATTGGTTCATTGGTTCATTGGTTCATTGGTTCATTGGTTCATTGGTTCATTGGTTCATTGGTTCATTGGAACGCGGGCATAGCGGGCATGCCGGGTAAAAGCTTTAAACTACAATAAAAAAGTTCATCGGCCCTGTCTGGTAATCCAACAGACAAGACTAATGAACCAGTGAACCAATAAACTAAATTATTGCCCTCGCCTGACCTAATCCCTATATCAACATAAAACACAAAAGCGTATCTTTGCGCCCATTATGAGTAAGCATGGCAGGATCTTAGTGGCAATGAGCGGTGGCGTTGATAGTTCGGTAGCAGCAGTTATGCTGCATGAGCAGGGCTATGAAGTTATTGGGCTCACCATGAAAACCTGGGACTATGCTTCGTCTGGCGGAAGTTCCAAAGAAACAGGCTGTTGTAGCCTGGATAGCATTAATGATGCCCGCGCTTTGGCTGTTGGCTATGGTTTCCCGCATTATATCCTGGATATCCGCAACGAGTTTGGCGATTTTGTTATTGATAACTTTGTTGACGAGTACCTGGCCGGTCGCACACCAAACCCATGTGTGTTATGCAATACCCACATTAAATGGGAAGCTTTATTAAAACGCGCCGATAAACTGGATTGCGAATTTATAGCAACAGGGCATTACGCCAATATCCGTTTACAGGATAATGGCCGTTATGTAATTTCAAAAGGTAAAGACGAAAATAAAGATCAGTCATACGTGCTTTGGG is drawn from Mucilaginibacter ginsenosidivorax and contains these coding sequences:
- a CDS encoding TIGR02117 family protein, with translation MMIIKKIFKIILRTVLGIVAFVALFLLAAFLLSIWTVKKQSGTSADVTIYILTNGDHTDIVVPVKSQVTDWSKEMPYQNTTGRDTTAKYLAVGWGDKGFYLNTPTWSQLKFSTAFRAAFALSTSAIHATYYQAMQENNNCKKIMISNEQYKRLIAFVNDSFKRDSAGNVINIKTNANYGTSDAFYEANRKYNMFYTCNTWANNALKACGQTACMWTPFDRGIFYHYK